The genomic stretch AAGCATAGTATGGAAGAACCGAAGAAATAAATCATCGCTCTTGAATACACTCATTTTCAGGACCAGAAAACTAATTTTATACACATTTCAGATATTGAAATGCATTACTTGACATTACAAGCATTGCATTACTGAAGACTGATACTTCAGTGTTCAGTCCTTTAATAATTCAGTTTACTTGAGACGTTGATTTAATTCTCATAGAAAGGCATAAAACACGTAAAAACATACTGTCCCAACAAACTTCTGTCAATGTATATGACTGATCCAACCAATAAAAGAATCATGTGAAACTATGGGTTTGTACATCATGTTGGAATATTGTAGGCAATGACTTAATTATAGAAGGAGAACAAGGGCTCAGGTATTACAGTAGTTCTGTATAAAGCGCTCTGGAAGAGGCAGATAAATCATCCACGTTCAATACCCAACTGTGAAAGCATAAAAAGAAAATATAGTTCAGGCTACCTGTAGTACTGCAACCCGATTCTCCATGGAATGAGCATTGCTTCTCCAAATAACTTCTTGCTGACTTGTTGGCAAATGATGAACTCCCACTGGCATGAATTTCCTGGTCAGAAAGTAATCCATGGTCATAGGTACAAGGCTCTCTCAAATTACAAGCTTTATCTAGCATTGCATCTCCCGGTTCACTTCCTGTAAGAACATGAGAATCAGCTGTGCTCTCTAACACGGGAGCAATTTTTTCAAGGCTGCTGATCTTCTTCTGGCAGCCATCTTGTAGAGCCAGAGACTGAAAGGGGAAAAAAAGGGATAAAAATGCCTGATTATAAAGGGGGGAAATTACAATACGTAAACCCAATGGAGACTCTAAATTGGAATTTATCACTGACCTGTCTAGGCATATCAGTTATACATTTATATGTTTCATCGTCATTATTGTGAAAGCTCCAACCACGTAAATGTATAGAACGATGCAACTCATTCACAAATGAGGCCTCTAAAGAACTAAGATATAATTTGTGCAGTTGATCTGTCCATCGTCTAGACTGGTCCTGGTACAATATTTAAAATTAAGTATATCCTTGCCAACTAAAATGAAGTGAAAAATAAAAGCTTCCAAATTCACAAGCAATAAAAAACAAGGTCCTAGGATGGACATGATTTATTATCGACAAATTCAATCTCACAGAGAGTAACGGAAAATGTATAAATAGCCTTTTGAAAAATAAATCATGTCAAGCAACAAGAGATATTGAGATATTCCAGAAACTAAAACTAGTCAGTCTACACAGTCAAAAAATCTACTTAAAATGCCAATAACCAATATCAGATATTAGATATATCCAAGACTATTAGCCAACAATGGTATGAAATCTCTTGTGATCTTTAAGTTTCACATTATTAAACGGATCAATACATCTTCAAGAATAATGATTTATATCCTTTTCAAAACCATATTTCCTTATGTGTTGTTTTTACATTGATTTCATGAGCCAGTCATGAGGATAATAGCACATTAGAACCTGTAATAGCACATTGATCTAGCTAATTACAAGATTTACAAAACATAAACTCAATCCATGAAAGCTCGAACGCCATGCAAAGCACAGTTTCGAATTTAAAAAACACCATAAAAGAAACACGCAAAGTGCTCAAAATACCTAAAAATCCAAACGGCTATTTACAGAAACATTCTCATCCAGCAAACAAAACTCAGGaattttcaacaaaaaaaaacGAAGCATACAAGAGAACGGAAAACGAAATCGGAAATTCTAACATCAGTTGCGTAAAAGAAGCTTCAAAAGTAATGTAAAGTGAGCGACGTTACCTGAAACGGAGCGATATCGACGATGGTGGCGGAGGAGTCATAGTGAACACCGGAACGCGTCAACTCGGGGAACGTCGGCGAGTGGAAATCACGACGGAGATCCTCTTCCATGGTGATCgaaattttaattaaaaatgaaatgaaaGAATAAGAAACCCTCTTACATTGTTCggtt from Lathyrus oleraceus cultivar Zhongwan6 chromosome 7, CAAS_Psat_ZW6_1.0, whole genome shotgun sequence encodes the following:
- the LOC127106469 gene encoding cold-regulated protein 27 — its product is MWSFFSSSSTEQCKRVSYSFISFLIKISITMEEDLRRDFHSPTFPELTRSGVHYDSSATIVDIAPFQDQSRRWTDQLHKLYLSSLEASFVNELHRSIHLRGWSFHNNDDETYKCITDMPRQSLALQDGCQKKISSLEKIAPVLESTADSHVLTGSEPGDAMLDKACNLREPCTYDHGLLSDQEIHASGSSSFANKSARSYLEKQCSFHGESGCSTTEVADQNFKDEDDVASSSSMPVAKRLKTVAADDSSTDQVVPFRMFQTTDISTNTRE